The window CGCGCTGACGCCGCCCTGCCCGAGGAAGCGCGGCAGTACGGCGCTGCCGGTCTGGGCGAACATCACCAGCTGCTTGCCGTGCGCCAGCGCGTGCCGCCGCAGCGGTTCGAAGGTGCCGTTGCCCAGGGTCATGCCGGAGACGAGCAGCGCGTCACAGCGCCCGGCCGCGGCGAGCGCGTCGGCGACGACCGGCTCGTCCCACTCGGTCGCGCCGCCCTTGAGGTCACACGGGACATAGCGCAGACCGCGTGAACGCAGCACCTCCAGAAGGGAGTTGACCACCCCCACGACCAGCACGGTGGCTCCGGGCGGCAGGTCGAGCAGGCCGACGACCGTCTGAGCCCGGGCCCGGGACTTCTCCAGCGACGAACCGGCGGGCAGCGGGACGGGGAGGGCCCCGTTCGCCGGGGTGTGCGGCAGGACGTGCATCAGATAGGCGTCGAGGGCCGCGACCCGCACCGCCTGAAGCGGATGTTCCAGCAGCCGGGCCACGTCCGCGCCCACACACTCCTCGACCGCGCTGTCGGGCAGCGCCCCGGGTTCGACCGCGCAGGAGCCGACCGCCTCGCCGAGGCGCAGGCTGAGCACCTCGTTGCGGTAGCCGGTGCCCCGCCCGGCGTGCCGGACGGCCTGCCGGGTGGTGAAGGCGACGGCGACGCGCAGCGTGCCCGGGTCGGGCCCGAGGGCCCCGGCGCGCACTCGGTCCACGAGGTCGTCGTAGGAGGTGTCGGTGTCGGTGTCGGTGTCGGTGAGGGCGGTCATCGGATCACCAGCCCCGTCCGCAACCCGTCCAGCAAGGTCTCGACGCGTGCGCGGGCGCCGGGTCCGTCGGGGTCGCCGGCCATGACGTGCCCCAGATACTCGTTGTTGCTGCCCGCCGCCTGCACCGCCCTGCCGGGTTCGGCGAGTTGGACCTCCAGCACACCGGGCAGGTCGCTCACGCCCTCGTCGTCCAGCGCTTCGAGGGTGCCCGAGGAGTCCGGGACCAGGAAGCCGATGGCCGCGCTGCGCAGCCCGGTGTCCGTGTGCCGCAGGTCGGGTGCGCGGCCGAGGGCGACGTCCACGAAGGCGGCGGCGAGGTCGATGCCGGTGACGTGCCGGACGAGCTCGGTGATGCGGTTCCCGGCGGGCCGGGGGTTGACCTCGACCACGCGCGGCCCGGCCGAGGTCAGTTTGATCTCCGTGTGCGCCACGACCCCGTCGGTCAGACCGAGGGCCTTGAGGGCGGCCAGGGCGGTGTGTTCGGCGGCCTCGGCGTCGGCCGGCGTCAGGTCGGCGGGGAACATGTGCCCGGTCTCGACGAAGGCGGGCGCCCCGCCGACGCTCTTGTCGGTCACGCCCACGACATGGACCGCGCCCGCGTACGACACCGTCTCGACGCTCACCTCGGGACCGTCCAGCAGCTCTTCGAGCAGCACCGCGGGCGTCCGCCGCTGTCCGCGCGCGTTGACCGGGAAGTCGGCCAGGGCCCGGCAGGCGGCGGCGAGCTGGGCCTCGTCGTCCACGCGGCGCACGTACATGCCCGCGCACAGGTCGACGGGCTTGACGACCAGCGGGTAGCCGATGTCCCGCGCGGCCCGTGCGAGGTCGGCCCACTCCTCCCGGACGGCGAAGCGCGGGCCCGGCACGCCCGCGTCGCCGAGGACGCGGCGGGTGGCGTCCTTGCGGCAGGCGTGGTGGACCGCCTCGGGGCCGGGCCCGGGCAGGCCGAGGCGCTCCGCGATCCGCGCCACGGCCGGCAGGTAGTAGTCGCAGGACGTGACGACCCCGTCGAAGCCGAGCACCCCGTGCAGCCGCTCGACCTCGGGCAGCAGCGCCTCGATGTCGTTGGTGTCGGCGGTGATGACATGACGGGCGCCGAGCAGCGGATGGGCCGTTCCCTCCGGGGCCGAGCGCAGATAGTGGTGCAGGTCACGAGTGAGGAACGTGAAGGCGTGCCCGTTCTCCCGGATCGCCCGCGGCAGCAGCCGGCTCATGGACCCGACCCAGCTCTCGACCACCAACAGATGAGCCACAACTCCCCCTTTCTTGCAGTGAGTCAGAGGCGTGCGGGCAGCCCGGCGAGCCCTCCGGGAGGAGGGTGCCGGGGGTTGCCCGCCCCAGACGTTATCGATAATCATTTTCATTGTCATCTGATCGGGCGAAGATCTTCTGGAGACCCCTTGACCCGTCCCGTACGCCGCACCGCACTGCTGTGCGCCCTCGCGGCCGCCACCGCCCTGCTCCCCGCCGCCCCCGTCGGGGCGGCCGAGCCGCGCTCCCCGCTCCGCTTCACCGACTGCCCCGACTCCGTCCCCCGGCCGGCCGCGCCGGAGCGTGTCGAGTGCGGGCGGATCAGCGTGCCGCTGGACTCGCGGCGCCCCCGA of the Streptomyces koelreuteriae genome contains:
- a CDS encoding Rossmann-like domain-containing protein, with protein sequence MTALTDTDTDTDTSYDDLVDRVRAGALGPDPGTLRVAVAFTTRQAVRHAGRGTGYRNEVLSLRLGEAVGSCAVEPGALPDSAVEECVGADVARLLEHPLQAVRVAALDAYLMHVLPHTPANGALPVPLPAGSSLEKSRARAQTVVGLLDLPPGATVLVVGVVNSLLEVLRSRGLRYVPCDLKGGATEWDEPVVADALAAAGRCDALLVSGMTLGNGTFEPLRRHALAHGKQLVMFAQTGSAVLPRFLGQGGVSAVCAEPYPFFWLDGGPGVLHRYDGSCPGGAR
- a CDS encoding ATP-grasp domain-containing protein, with product MAHLLVVESWVGSMSRLLPRAIRENGHAFTFLTRDLHHYLRSAPEGTAHPLLGARHVITADTNDIEALLPEVERLHGVLGFDGVVTSCDYYLPAVARIAERLGLPGPGPEAVHHACRKDATRRVLGDAGVPGPRFAVREEWADLARAARDIGYPLVVKPVDLCAGMYVRRVDDEAQLAAACRALADFPVNARGQRRTPAVLLEELLDGPEVSVETVSYAGAVHVVGVTDKSVGGAPAFVETGHMFPADLTPADAEAAEHTALAALKALGLTDGVVAHTEIKLTSAGPRVVEVNPRPAGNRITELVRHVTGIDLAAAFVDVALGRAPDLRHTDTGLRSAAIGFLVPDSSGTLEALDDEGVSDLPGVLEVQLAEPGRAVQAAGSNNEYLGHVMAGDPDGPGARARVETLLDGLRTGLVIR